ggagtctaGGAGGGTAGGATGTACACAGTCTTACCCCTACCTTGGAAGGGCAGAGAGACTATTTCCGATAGGCCATTGACTAAAGAAAGGATGGAAGAAGCACTTATAGCAAGTAATATCAATACAAGGTATTTAGAAAACAAAACCCAAGAAAGCAAAAGAGAGTATGAAAGAAGCACTAATAGTCAGTAATAATAGTACAAGATATGAAATGATAACTAACTAAGGGCGTACGGAAGGCAAGTAACAACAGTGCAAAATATGTGGTAATAGCAAAATAAGAATAAAAGGGATACCAAAATACACTAGTACTATTGAACTAAGGAAGACACAGGGAAATACTCGACTACCTACGaaccttctaccctaattcttagcctccacaccctcctatcaagggtcatgtcctcagttaGCTCCAGCTGGCCCCAACACCATCGTCATAAAAAAAAGTTAGCCTAAAACGGTTCGGCCATCTTCAAAATGAAAAACCAAAATGCTGTTGTATGAGCGAATGCTGTAATGTACTAGTGTGCCAAGACTTCCCTCAATTTCAAATTTAGGCTCTAATCTttcttgtatttttttatttataaacaGGGTACTAGGCTAGGGTCCTGTAATGCGTGCCGAACAGCCAAAAGACTCAATGAAAGAGATGGACTGGAAAACTCTGGGTGGAACAGAAAGTAATGAATCTGGTATTGGACCAGCTGTGAAGAAACGGCTACCTAAAAAAATTCGACAAGTTCCTGAGTATTATTTTCTTCCACGAAGATCCTTACCATACAACATCGCCTTTTACGGGTCATTTATTGCTGCTGGTGTTGGTGCAGGAATGCTGCTTGAAGTATGGATCAACAAGAAGATAAAAGGTAATCACTTACTACTATAATTCGAAATAGACTGAATCGTATATGTCATCAGTTTCCAGTTTTAGTATTTGAGCATACGTCAGTAGCATGGAAAGCCTATAGCTTCTTTTACGAGCTCTGTTTGAAGGCAAATTATAAGGTGCTATTTGTCCATTCTTATTGATAGCATATAGAATCTTTTAACGAGCTATCTTGGGGTTCCCAGAAAACGTGTTATGTTGTAATGCATATAATCCTTCTCTAGGTTATATCAAAATACTTGAGGATACTGCTCAATTATTCAGATTTGGCTGTTAAATTGTTTGGACGCCGTAAATGCTTGTCATAAGATTTCTACTCTGTACTTCTCTTCTCGTCCAATTGAGAATGACTCACACCGACTATATGGAAATAATCTCCATCAAAAAGCCCTTGTGGGGTGCCAAAGGCAAAAGTGTAAAATTAACAGCATATCCTGAACTCAGAGCAGTTCTCCAGGCACATCTCCTTAGAAACCTTTTCTAGTGCAGCACAACATCTGTTTGATTTATCTTGTATTTTCCAATCATATGGGGTGCAGCCCTTCCCCAAAACTATGAACGTGGAATCTTTGTGCACCGGACTGCCCTTTATAGTAATTTTCTCTTTTCCTCTATTTGTTGGTTTGTCTTTAAGTTGATTTGCTCTCTGATCGCAGAGGATGGAGGAGTCATTTGGGAGTTTGACAAATGAATGCTGGATTTTTTCTCAGCAGTTTCTACTATTAACGTTTCAAATGCTCTTTCGTCCTAAGGGGTAAACGTGGTTCGGACAGCTGAATTTTGAATCCATTAGCACATGATTATTAATCTTTCTTTTGCATCCAAACcaattttgtaacaatatatttCAGGAGAGATGATGAGCTTAATTGAAGCAAGCACGTTCAGTGAAGAAGCTTAGTATTGTTGTGTATTTCAGGGGAATTGTGTCGGAATTTGCAAATTCTACTGAAACATTAAGTTATATAACGCCATAATGgcttaatatttgaaaatagagACATCAGGCAAATGGCCATGTTATTTGTACATTATATCCCTTTACAATTTTAACGGAAAAGGGTCATATTTACTCATACTCTTCAAAAAGGGTTATATTTATTCTTTGTTATACTTTTTTGATATATTTATCCTTATCGTTATACTTTAGGATCATATTTGTCCCTGTACTCTTCAAAAAGGGTTACATTTGTCCTTCGTGATActtttttgacatatttatcctTACAGTGATATGTTAGGATCATATTTGCCCCTCATCAATTAAATCCCCATGTCCCACCTTTGTTTTCCTACATGGTGCCTATGTGGATTTTCTTCCCCTCCAATTTGAATATGGTCACCTATTTAAGATAATTTAACCTGCCCACCCAATTAAACTAGACCCACTAACTAAAATAAACTGAAATcctaattcccccccccccccccccacttgtCCATATCTCTTCTCCGGATCAACTTCATGTTTTCCGGGTAGCAGCGgcaacctatcaaatcaagtccaagTGAGAAAATTTTGGACAGTGAGTGAATGAAACTATAGTGTTACCTTTAATCCATCCGACGACGACAACTCGGTTCAGTCTCGCTTATAGAGGCTATTCAATACTTCACTCATCTTGACATTTTCTTAAATAAACTTGAATGTTTTCTTCGAGTTTTAGGCTTCTGACAGTGCTCTATTCTAAGCACTGACCTTTGTCATTAATTCCATTGTTATGTAACTTCTCGTAATGTACTTTGGTTACTGCAATAATTGTGAGCTGTATTAGATTAGTGATTTTGAGTTCAAAGTTCTTGTTTTCCAATATGTTGCCGGTGCTACCCGAAAAACATAGAGCTGAAAAAGAACTTTATCTTAAATATATGACCATATTTAAATTGGGTGGGCGGGTTAAATTATCTTAAATAGGTGACCatatttaaattggaaaaaagaaATCCACATAGGCGCCATGTAGGAAAACAAAGGTGGGACATGGAGATTTAATAGATGAGGGGCAAATATGATCCTAAAGTATAACTGTAaggataaatatgtcaaaaagtaTAACGAAGAGCAAATATAACCCTTTTTGAAGAGTACAAGGACAAATATGTTACTAAAGTATAACGGTAAGGATACACATATCAAAAAAGTATAACGAAGGACAAATATAACCCTTTTAAAGAGTACAGGGACAAATATGACCCTTTTCCGCAATTTTAAATTTAAGAGAATGGCCTTCTTAAATCCCTTATATGTAAACAACAGATCTTTTACTAAAACTAAATACAAGTTTGTAAAGGGCCAAAAAACTAATTGACCCGCAAAAGTGTAACTTGAGTCATTTAAAAGTAAATGACTAGAAAGATTATCTCCTCATATTTGGCGAGACTTGAATTGTTACTTGGACACGGTTCAAAACTATTATTTCTTTCTCTCAACATTATCTTCTTTTtagtttgttccaaaaataatactatatttttgaattttgaaataatcTAATTTTACACTTCTAAGTTTACTATTAATAATATGATTATTTTATAGGCATATAAATATTATAATACGTTTAAAATCACAAGTttcaaaaaaaatgattcgatacTAAAGTAGATTCGACACTAAATAAAGAAATGATAGTCCTTCTCAAAGGACTAAAACTGGCTTTCACTAAGAATATGTACGCATTGATATTGAAAACAAATTCTCACGTATTAATTGATTCAATAACATAATGCAAATATTTTTGCAAGCGGTGTCACATTTAAACGGGGAACAAATAAATTAAATTAGTATAATACAACACATTTTCCCATTTTAAACAAATAAAATGGACTTTTGGCCCACTGGGTATAGGAGGTTTGGCAAAAAACACATCCGGCAAAAGGAAGGAAAACAAGAACCGGACCACTAAAAGAAgaagtattttgaaaaatattagaAATAGTCATATTTACGgctgataattgaaaaatagccataaTTTTAAAGTAATTGAAATATAGCCACTTTTCAAGTAAAGATAAAATTTGAACAAAACACTCTTAAAAATCCGGAaatattccagtataatatgctggagttcgaacTTTTTACATATTAGCtaccaacataatatgctgaaatTTTAAAATGTGCTGGAGTTCCATTATAATATGCAGGAGCCAGCGCCAGATCCACATTTAGTGGTGTGGGTGCTTAAGCACCCATTGTCTTTAGGGTAGGGTCTTTGTATTTTATGAGAAATTAATGGTAAACTCAAATATAAGAGCGATGAGCACCCACGAACTAAAAGCTGAGCTGAGTGCTTTGGTTTAGAGATTACATTGTAGGCCTTTATATTGTTTGTTTGGGGGATCGAAACTGGTGTGAAGGTAAATGCTTTTTTGTATGTTTTGCAATGGGGATGACCTTTCCTTGTTTGATTGTTTccattcttttctatttttcgtttgcCCTTGTTTGAGCTATTTTTCCATATTTCTGGTtacctttttcctttctttttttccccTCCAAAttcgtttttctttctttcttttatctGCTACTATCACTTAAAAATATTTCATGTGTGGAGATTGATGAAATACTTTTACTGTCCAAAAATAGTACTCCATTTAATTTTGTTGAAATGTTCCTAATAATATATTTTTGAGCAAAGATCTTTAGCCCACGGTCAAAACTATTTATATTCGGTAGTCGCAAAAGTGTATACAATTTATATACTTCTTGTaatgtttttatatatatatatatacacacacacagagtGTCTCATTTTTAGTTTCAAATAGTCATACACGTATACTATGCATCAACTTAACTTATAATAGAGGACCCGTTGCTTTAAAATCCTGGATCCACCATTGGCAGAAGCTCCATAAATCTcacatattatattggaacttttCTTGTGctggaattccaacataatatgctggaagttttgTATACTGTCGAAATTAGGTATGCCCAATTTCACGGGCTCGAGGGGGTCGCCTCAAGCCCGAGTTCAGGATGGGTCAATTTTGAGCCTGATGGATCAAGCTCAAGCCCGGCGACAAAATATAAGGCTCGAAGATCGAAGTACGCAATGAGCGCCAAAGCTAAGTGCGACCGACCCCGAGATGATGTTGCTATGAGTTTGTAACAGAAAAAGCAAGATTCCCGCCACatccccaagatcatggcataAATTCCGTAATAGATTTGTACGAGTTAGTACGAATCTGTACTAGGCGGTTGGACAACTGCTCCAATaagattccttactgtaaatagaaatgtaccttatttagggctctcccattatataaaggggaccccaatcatttgcaACCATCATCAATCATTGACAAAGAATATACGCTCTTACTTTCTTGCTCATATTTCATCATAATTGTCCTTTAGCTTTGTTGTTCTTACTTTATTGTTCTTGACCTACCTCGAGGCCGCCttagctcgaggtcgagactgGCTTGTACACTGGTTTGATTTTATTTATTCCTTTCATTCGCACGTTATACTTcttggttattaattagtattgaactaaaatacatatctttaaaaccacaaacaagtttaattgttactcgtattttcgaggtaaacagttttgcgcccaccgtggggctaaagataataatgattattttagtactgattctgataacacatgttattttcacacttgttcttgtcaagaatttttgttCTCAAGTTAAAACATGCCAAACTCACAAAACACACCCATACACGGCGATGATGATCTTGGATTTCATGGGGAAACAACAATGTAGGGGTCGATGTACCATCGATTAACCCTGGGGAAGTGCCAAAAATGGAACTAGTCGAGGTTAGTTCACACAATGCTTTGAATGCGGATTTAGGCGCAGACCCCAGAGGAAGTGTACGAAGGGAAGCccgatctggtggccaaggaacACAAGGTATAGGAGATGGGAGAGTCAGActccaagtaatattcgagatgctacaagctCAACAGGTTGCTATCGCTCAACTTTAAAGTCAACACCGAACTTCAAGTATAGTCGAACCAAAAAATATTCGACGCACTAAGCCTGTGCCAAAAAAATCAAGCGGTAATGGCTCGGGGACTGATCCCAcaattatgaggatgctcgaggaactcaccAAGAGAATCGAGTCCGAGGAGAAAAAGATTGAGGATAATGATAAAAAaagtggagacttataactcctgtgttgatcaaataccgggggcacccccggtcttgaaaggtttggatgctaagaaattcatacaaaagcCATTCCCTCTGAGTGCGGCTACAAAGCCCATTCCTAAAAAGTTCTGTATACTCGATATACCCAAATACAATGGGACAACCAATCCTAATGaacatattacttcatacacttgctGGATTAAAGGAAACTACTTaaatgatgatgagatcgagttagtattgttgaaaaaatttagggaaactttatcaaaaggagccatgatttggtatcacaacttgccaccgAACTCTATCGATTcgtttgctatgttagcagacgccttcgtgaaagcacatgCTAGGGCCATAAAGGCtgcgacaaggaaatcaaacgTTTTTAAGATAAGACAGAGGAATGATGAGATGCTCAGGGAGTTTGTATCTCGATTTtaaatggagcgaatggaattaccaccggtctcGGATGATTGGGCAGCATAAGATTTTATGCAGGGATTGAACGAGCGGAGTTTGATCGTGTCATGATAGTTGAAGCAAAATCTGgtcgagtatccagctgtgacGTGGGCAGATGTACATAATCGttatcagtcaaagatcagggtcgaggacgaccagctgAGAGCCCCCTCGGGCTCCGTTTATCCAAATAGATTGGTGGTTAAGTCCCCGAGGGATATAGACATGGAAACGAGATCAAATAGGGAACAGTATCAGCCGTATGGCTCGGAATGAAGAAACAACGGTTCAGAGTGCAATCCTCCTCGGAACGATCAGAGAAATGATCGAGGATAGAATACTCGAGGACTTATGAGTAAGCATGGTTTTTATAAACATACCGACCTTGCTGAAGCACCTCGGTTGTCGGAGATCATGTCAACTATTGAaagaatcaaagacaccaggtggcccaaGCCTATACAAACTGATCCTTCTCAAAGGAATCCAAACTTGTTGTGTctatatcatggcacacatggccatAGGACTGAAGAATGCAGGCAACTGAGGGAGGAATTGGCTCGATTGTTCAATGAGGGTCATATTCAAGAGTTTCTCAGTAATCGAGCTAAGAACCACTTCAGAGAAAGAGATGCAAACAGAAAAAATGAGcaggaagaaccacaacatgtaattCATATAATCATTGGCGATGTCGATGTTCCACAAGGGCCTATATTCAAACACACCAAAGTGTCGATCACCACAGAAAAACGTACTCGGAGCTATGTGCCCGAGGGCGTCCTATCATTCAATGACGAGGAAGCGGAAGGCATATCTCAGCCACACAATGatgccctggtaatttctattttgttaaataaagttcaagttaaacgtgttctagtggatccaggtagctcagcaaatataatcagatcgagggtcgtagagtaGCTCGGCCTACAGGACCAAATTGTACTTGCATCTCGAGTCCTAAAtgacttcaacatggcaagcaaaaCAACGAAGGGGGAGATTATCCTACCAGTGAACGTGGCCGAGACCATCCAAGATaaaaaattccatgtcatcgaaggcgaCATGAGATATAATACACTActcgggaggccatggatccacaacatgagggcagtaccttcaacccttcatcagatgatgaaattcccaatagTGGATGGTGTGAAGACGATTTACGGAGAACAACACGCGGtaaaggaaatgtttgcagtcgATGAGGTAACACCGATACTAGTGCCTTTGACCTCGGAAAAATCAAGCACCAAAGATAACCAAacggccaaatagcaatcaccgtcCCTAGCCTCGACCGAATCGGAGGAACATGTAGccgaagaagaagaggaggatttccttactcctaGTACTTTCGTTGTTCCCGAAGAGTAGGATGAAACCAAGTCAACGACGAGGAACTGGAATAGATCATACTGATCGAGTACATGCCCGAGAGAAAGGTATACTTGGTAACGGGGTTAaccccccgaactcaggaaaaaacttattcaatttcttatcgataatatggattgttttgcttggtcccatttagacatgacagggatcccgccAGAAATAACAACACACCGGCTAAGCCtcgaccccaggttcaaaccggtaaagcaaaaaaTAAGGCTCCAGTCCGAGGTGAAGCATGCATTTATAAAGGATGAGGAAACTAAAattcttaaaatagggtctattcgaGAGGTAAAATACCCGAATAGTTAGCCAacgtagttgtagtccctaaaaaagggaacaaacttggaatgtgcgtagattataaggatttaaacatggcatgccctaaagactcttttccattgcCTAACATCAATGCCACGGCCGTacacgagatccttacctttctcgacgcctactctggctacaatcaaattcagatgaacctggAGGACCAGGAGAAGACCTAGTTAATCTAATTTTGGAACatattgttacaatgtaatgccctttggGCTAAAAACTGCGGGAGCCATGTACCAatgcctagttaacaaaatgttcggAGAACATATAtgtaaatcaatggaagtttatatcgacgatatgttggttaagtccccgAGCACAGAGGActatttaactcatttgcaggaaacattcaaaattttgaggaagtacaacatgaagcttaacccagaaaaatgtgccttcggagtcggcttaggcaagttcctcggcttcatggtatctaatcggggaatcgagatcaaacccaataagatcaaggccatcgaagatatCACAATCGTGGTTAGTGTGAAAGTCTTGCAAAGGTTAACAAGACGAATAGCCGCCTTGGGTCGATTCATTTTGAGGTCATCGGATCGAAGGCACAAGTTCTTTTCCTTtctcaaaagaaaaataatttcgcatggaccccggaatgccaacaaGCACTGGAGGAATTGAAGCGAAACTTGTCGAGCCCACCTCTGCTTCACACTCCGAAGATAGATGAAAAACTTTACTTGTATTTGGCTGTGTCCGAGATAGCGACAGTCCTTCTGGTTCGAGATAGCGACAGTCCTTCTCATAGGACTAAAACTGGCTTTCACTAAGAATATGTACGCATTGATGTTGAAAACAAATTCTCAAGTATTAATTCATTCAATAACATATGCAAATATTTTTACAAGCGGTTTTACATCTAAACGGGAAACAAATAAATTAGTAACTAGTATAATACAACATATTTTCCCATTTTAAACAAATAGAATGGGCTTTTGGCCCACTGGTTATAGGAAGTTTGGCAAAAAACACATCCTGCAAAAGGCAGGAAAACAAGAACTGGATCACTAGAAGAAgaattattttgattttttttagaaatagtcATATTTACAgctgataattgaaaaatagccataaTTTTAAAGTATTTGAAATATAGCCActttttaaataaagataaaatttgaACAAAACACTCTTTAAAATCCggaaatattccagcataatatgttggagttcgaaCTTTTTACATATTAGCTTCCGACATAATATGCTGAAATTTTAAAATGTGTTGGAGTTccattataatatgctggaagatTATATGCAGAAGCCAGTGGCGGATCCACATTTAGTGGTGTGGGTGCTTGTCTTTAGGGTATGGTCTGTGTATTTTATGAGAAATTAATGGTAAACTCAAATATAAGAGCGATGAGCACCCATAAACTAAAAGCTAAGCTAGGTGCTTTGGTTTAGTGATTATATTATAGGCCTTTATATTGTTTGTGTCGGGGATCAAAACTAGTGTAAAGGTAAATACTTTTTTGTATGTTTTGCGATGGGGAAGGCCTTTCCTTGTTTGATTGTTTCCATTCTTTTCTATTTTCGGTTGCCCTTATTTGAGCTATTTTTCCATATTTCTTGTTacctttttgctttcttttccctCCCTCCAAAttcgtttttctttctttcatttatcTGCTACTATCACTTAAAAATATTTCAAGTGTGGAGATTGATGAAAT
This genomic stretch from Nicotiana sylvestris chromosome 9, ASM39365v2, whole genome shotgun sequence harbors:
- the LOC104215909 gene encoding uncharacterized protein; this translates as MRAEQPKDSMKEMDWKTLGGTESNESGIGPAVKKRLPKKIRQVPEYYFLPRRSLPYNIAFYGSFIAAGVGAGMLLEVWINKKIKEDGGVIWEFDK